A region of the Streptomyces durocortorensis genome:
GCCGCTGCCCGATCTGCCGGTTGGTCAGCCCTTCACCGATCAGGTCGAGGATCTCGCACTCGCGGTCGGTCAGGCCCGGCAGCATCTCCGGCTCCTCGGCCGGCTGTCCGCCGCGCAGCCGTGCCATGAGCTTGGTCGTGGCGCTCGCGTCCAGCAGCGACTGCCCACGGGCCACCGTCCGCACGGCCGTGACCAGGTCCGATCCCTGGATCTGCTTCAGGACGTACCCGGCGGCTCCCGCCATGATCGAGTCCAGCAGTGCTTCCTCGTCGTCGAAGGAGGTCAGCATCAGACAGGCCAGGTCCGGCATCGTCGAGCGCAGTTCACGGCAGACGGTCACCCCGTCGCCGTCGGGCAGACGCACGTCGAGGACGGCCACGTCGGGCCGCAGGGCGGGGACCCGCACCAATGCCTGCTCCGCCGTCGCCGCTTCCCCGATGACCGTGATGCCCGGTTCGTCCTCCAGTAGGTCGTGCACCCCTCGCCGTACCACCTCGTGGTCGTCCAGGAGGAACACCCTGATCGGGCTGCCCGTGCTGCCGTCCTGCTCGCTGTGCGCCATCGACCGCTCCTCGTGTGCCTCGTCCCGTGCTGGCATCCTCATCCTGCAGGACGGCCCAGGACCAGGGCCGGTCGGCCCCACTTTCGCCCGCGTCAATGGGCCGCGAGCCCGTGCTCGCGGAACTGACCCCGTACCCGGTCCACCAGCGCCGGGTCGGGAATCGGCGTTCCGCGCAGAGGAAAAGGGACGCCCAGTGCGTCGTACTTGGTGGTGCCGAGCTTGTGGAACGGCAGGACGTCGACCCGCTCCACGCAGCCCAGACCGGAGAGGAACGCGGCAAGCCCGTCGACGGCGGATGCGTCGTCGGTCCAGCCGGGCACCAGGACGTACCTGATCCACACACGCTTGCCCAGCCGATCGAGGCGGTTCACGAAGCTGAGGGTGGGGGCGAGTGCGCCGCCGGTCAGCTTCTTGTAGGTGGTGGTGTCGAACGACTTGACGTCGAGGAGCACCAGGTCGGTGTCGGCGAGGAGCTCGTCCGGGGCCCGGGCCCCCAGGAGTCCGGAGGTGTCGAGGGCCGTGTGCAGACCGGCCTCCTTGCAGCGGCGCAGGAGCGTCCCGGTAAAGGCCGGCTGGAGCAGGGGTTCACCGCCGGTGACGGTGAACCCGCCCCCGGCCGTGGTGATGAAGCCCCGGTACGTGCCGATCTCCGCCATCACCTCGTCGACGGTGGCCTCCCGTCCGTCGCGCATGTGCCAGGTGTCGGGATTGGCGCAGTAGAGGCAGCGCAGCGGGCAGCCGCTCACGAAGAGCACGAACCGGGTCCCGGGACCGTCCACGCCGGTGGACAGGTCCCAGGAGTGGATCCGGCCTGTCGTCCTGGTGCTCACCGTGCTCCGTGGAAGGTGCGGCTGATCACGTCGAGCTGCTGCTCGCGGGTCAGACGGACGAAGTTCACCGCGTAGCCGGAGACCCTGATGGTCAGCTCGGGGTACTTCTCCGGGTGCTCCATGGCGTCCTCCAGCACGGCCCGGCTCAGCACGTTGACGTTCATGTGGAAGCCGCCCGCGGATACGTAGGCGTCGAGGATGCCGACCAGGTGACCGGCGCGTTCCCCGGGGACGTGCCCCAGTCCCTCCGGGGTGATCGTGGTGGTCAGGGAGATGCCGTCCCGTGCGGCGTCGTAGGGCAGTTTGGCCACCGAGAGGGCGGAGGCGGCCACGCCGTGCTTGTCGCGGCCGTTCATCGGGTTGGCGCCGGGAGCGAAGGGTTGTCCGGCGCGCCGGCCGTCAGGGGTGTTACCGGTGTGCTTGCCGTACACGACGTTGGAGGTGATGGTCAGCACGGACTGGGTGTGCTCCGCGTCGCGGTAGGCGGGGTGCTCACGCACCTTCGCCATGAACGACTCCACCAGGTCGACGGCGATGCCGTCGGCACGGTCGTCGTTGTTGCCGTACACCGGGAACTCCCCCTCGGTCCGGAAGTCCACGGCCAGCCCCGTCCGGTCGCGGAAGACCTTGACACGCGCGTGCTTGACAGCGGACAGGCTGTCCACGGCGACGGACAGGCCGGCGATGCCGCAGGCCATGAAGCGGTGGACGGGGTAGTCGTGCAGCGCCATCTCGATGCGCTCGTAGGCGTACTTGTCGTGCATGTAATGGATGACGTTGAGCGCGTCGACGTACGTCTGCGCGAGCCAGTCCAGCACGCGGTCGTACGCGGCCGACAGCTCGTCGTAGTCGAGGTACTCACCGGTCAGGGGCGGCATCGCGGGGGCGATCTGATCTCCGGTCATCTCGTCCTGGCCGCCGTTGACGGCGTACAGCAGTGCCTTGGCGAGGTTGACGCGGGCTCCGAAGAACTGCATCTGCCTGCCCACCGCCATGGCGGAGACGCAGCAGGCGATCGCGGTGTCGTCGCCGGTGCGTGTCCGCATCAGGTCGTCCGACTCGTACTGGACGGCGCTGGTGTCGATGGACACCTGGGCGCAGAACTTCTTGAAGCCGTCCGGAAGTCGCGAGGACCACAGCACGGTCAGATTCGGTTCCGGGGCGGGGCCGAGGTTGTACAGGGTCTGCAGGAAGCGGAAGGAGGTGCGGGTGACCAGCGGGCGGCCGTCGGCACCGATGCCGCCGATGGACTCCGTCACCCAGGTCGGGTCGCCGGAGAACAGCGCGTCGTACTCGGGGGTGCGCAGGAAGCGGACGATGCGGAGCTTGATGACGAAGTCGTCGATCAGTTCCTGGGCACGCGTCTCGTCGAGGAGTCCGCCGTCCAGATCGCGCTGCAGGTAGACGTCCAGGAAGGTGGAGGTCCGGCCGAGCGACATCGCAGCGCCGTTCTGCTCCTTCACAGCGGCCAGGTAGCCGAGGTAGAGCCACTGCACGGCCTCGTGCGCGGTAGCCGCGGGACGGCTGACGTCACAGCCGTACGTCGCGGCCATCGCCGTCAGCTCGCCCAGCGCCCGGGCCTGTTCGGCCAGTTCCTCCCGGTCGCGGATGACGTCCGCGGTGGACGGCCTGCCGTCGAGGCCGGCGCGTTCGGCGCGCTTGGCCTCGATGAGCCGGTCGGTGCCGTAGAGGGCGACGCGCCGGTAGTCGCCGATGATCCGGCCGCGACCGTAGGCGTCCGGGAGTCCGGTGATGATGCCGACCCTGCGGGCGGCGCGCATCGCCGGGGTGTAGGCGTCGAACACGCCGGCGTTGTGGGTCTTGCGGTACGTGTCGAACACCCGCGTCACGAACGGGTCGGGCTCGTAGCCGTACGCCTTCAGCCCGTTCTCCACCATGCGCAGGCCGCCGTTGGGCATGATCGCCCGCTTCAGCGGCGCGTCGGTCTGCAGGCCGACGATCAGCTCACGGTCACGGTCGATCCAGCCGGGGGCGTGCGAGGTGATGGTGGAGGGGGTGGTGGTGTCCACGTCGAGGATGCCCTTGCGCCGCTCCTCGGGGAACAGCGCGCTGACCGTCTCCCATACCGCCCGCGTGCGGCCCGTGGCACCGGTCAGGAAGGAAGCGTCGCCCTCGTAGGGCGT
Encoded here:
- a CDS encoding response regulator transcription factor, which codes for MAHSEQDGSTGSPIRVFLLDDHEVVRRGVHDLLEDEPGITVIGEAATAEQALVRVPALRPDVAVLDVRLPDGDGVTVCRELRSTMPDLACLMLTSFDDEEALLDSIMAGAAGYVLKQIQGSDLVTAVRTVARGQSLLDASATTKLMARLRGGQPAEEPEMLPGLTDRECEILDLIGEGLTNRQIGQRLYLAEKTVKNHISRLLAKLGVERRVQAAVIATQARDRMRPDGR
- the pflA gene encoding pyruvate formate-lyase-activating protein, translated to MSTRTTGRIHSWDLSTGVDGPGTRFVLFVSGCPLRCLYCANPDTWHMRDGREATVDEVMAEIGTYRGFITTAGGGFTVTGGEPLLQPAFTGTLLRRCKEAGLHTALDTSGLLGARAPDELLADTDLVLLDVKSFDTTTYKKLTGGALAPTLSFVNRLDRLGKRVWIRYVLVPGWTDDASAVDGLAAFLSGLGCVERVDVLPFHKLGTTKYDALGVPFPLRGTPIPDPALVDRVRGQFREHGLAAH
- the pflB gene encoding formate C-acetyltransferase, with product MTATVTAAPRTADAWRQFTGNGWRARIDVRDFIQANYTPYEGDASFLTGATGRTRAVWETVSALFPEERRKGILDVDTTTPSTITSHAPGWIDRDRELIVGLQTDAPLKRAIMPNGGLRMVENGLKAYGYEPDPFVTRVFDTYRKTHNAGVFDAYTPAMRAARRVGIITGLPDAYGRGRIIGDYRRVALYGTDRLIEAKRAERAGLDGRPSTADVIRDREELAEQARALGELTAMAATYGCDVSRPAATAHEAVQWLYLGYLAAVKEQNGAAMSLGRTSTFLDVYLQRDLDGGLLDETRAQELIDDFVIKLRIVRFLRTPEYDALFSGDPTWVTESIGGIGADGRPLVTRTSFRFLQTLYNLGPAPEPNLTVLWSSRLPDGFKKFCAQVSIDTSAVQYESDDLMRTRTGDDTAIACCVSAMAVGRQMQFFGARVNLAKALLYAVNGGQDEMTGDQIAPAMPPLTGEYLDYDELSAAYDRVLDWLAQTYVDALNVIHYMHDKYAYERIEMALHDYPVHRFMACGIAGLSVAVDSLSAVKHARVKVFRDRTGLAVDFRTEGEFPVYGNNDDRADGIAVDLVESFMAKVREHPAYRDAEHTQSVLTITSNVVYGKHTGNTPDGRRAGQPFAPGANPMNGRDKHGVAASALSVAKLPYDAARDGISLTTTITPEGLGHVPGERAGHLVGILDAYVSAGGFHMNVNVLSRAVLEDAMEHPEKYPELTIRVSGYAVNFVRLTREQQLDVISRTFHGAR